In Macadamia integrifolia cultivar HAES 741 chromosome 1, SCU_Mint_v3, whole genome shotgun sequence, a single window of DNA contains:
- the LOC122074485 gene encoding probable xyloglucan endotransglucosylase/hydrolase protein 8: MGGRFSLLVILLAMGTLMAFCPTLEADGSSLFLDNFDIMWSEDHFKTSVDGKVWYLSLDKDTGCGFQTKQRYRFGWFSMKLKLVAGDSAGVVTAYYMCSDTGAGPKRDELDFEFLGNRTGEPYLIQTNVYKDGVGGREMRHILWFDPTEDFHSYSILWNTHQIVFFVDRVAMRVYKNSNSDKPNEFFPNEKPMYIFSSIWNADEWATRGGLEKTDWKKAPFVSTYKDFSVDACQWEDPYPACVSTTTQKWWDQYDAWHLSDSQKEDYAWVLRNLVIYDYCKDAERYTTLPSECGLSPWD, from the exons ATGGGGGGAAGGTTTTCTCTCTTGGTCATCCTTCTCGCCATGGGGACTCTCATGGCTTTCTGTCCTACACTTGAAGCAGACGGGTCCAGTTTGTTTTTAGATAACTTCGATATAATGTGGTCTGAAGATCATTTCAAGACCTCAGTAGACGGGAAAGTCTGGTACCTCTCCCTCGACAAAGACACAG GTTGTGGTTTCCAAACAAAGCAGAGATACAGATTTGGGTGGTTCAGTATGAAGCTCAAGCTGGTTGCAGGCGACTCTGCCGGTGTTGTGACTGCCTACTAT ATGTGCTCAGATACAGGAGCAGGGCCAAAGAGGGACGAGCTAGATTTCGAGTTCTTGGGGAATAGAACAGGGGAACCTTACCTGATACAGACAAACGTGTACAAGGATGGGGTTGGCGGTCGTGAGATGAGGCACATCCTCTGGTTCGATCCAACAGAGGACTTCCATTCCTATTCCATTCTCTGGAATACCCACCAGATCGT GTTCTTCGTGGATAGAGTAGCGATGAGGGTTTACAAGAACTCAAATTCGGACAAGCCAAACGAGTTCTTCCCTAACGAGAAGCCCATGTACATCTTCTCAAGCATCTGGAACGCCGATGAGTGGGCGACCAGAGGTGGTTTGGAGAAGACGGACTGGAAGAAGGCACCTTTCGTGTCTACTTATAAGGATTTCAGCGTCGACGCTTGTCAATGGGAAGATCCATATCCTGCCTGTGTCTCCACCACCACACAgaaatggtgggatcaatacGACGCCTGGCATCTCTCTGACTCTCAGAAAGAGGATTACGCTTGGGTTCTCAGGAATCTTGTTATCTACGATTACTGTAAGGATGCTGAGAGGTACACTACTTTGCCATCGGAGTGTGGCTTGAGTCCATGGGACTGA